In a genomic window of Mercenaria mercenaria strain notata chromosome 19, MADL_Memer_1, whole genome shotgun sequence:
- the LOC128550946 gene encoding uncharacterized protein LOC128550946 — protein MATTVRYTKSPGVDKPSIKLNELEANEGDYAIITRGGDMEETYQNVKTERKVNSDKIGVSKEKRDKTKIVIVLLGCVVSGLVVAVVFSILVIFSIHQKPVTNGDWTSWADWGACSVTCGIGITTRIRTCSNPRPSTMGQYCEGTSDQVQICGNSSCSVTDGGWTDWENWRACSVTCGTGFTTRIRTCSNPKPSIMGRYCDGTSLQVQSCSNTSCSDGGFGFSVHRPIWNSGDTTMKFNAAAYNDNDVFNITSGEFVCQKEGLYLLISTFLRVYNTTGSIDCNFYKNSKFIGYGPLASSNNASDHPSATSSILHHLKPGDRVYLGSCEGLRYAAGGSSFTGVLINPMH, from the exons ATGGCAACAACTGTACGCTACACTAAAAGTCCGGGTGTCGATAAACCTTCTATAAAGCTTAACGAGCTTGAAGCAAACGAAGGAGACTATGCTATAATAACACGCGGTGGTGATATGGAGGAAACCTATCAAAATGTGAAAACAGAGAGAAAAGTAAACAGTGATAAAATAGGAGTTTCAAAGGAAAAACGAGACAAAACAAAAATTGTGATAGTTTTGCTAGGTTGTGTTGTGTCCGGTTTGGTAGTGGCAGTCGTGTTTTCGATTTTGGTTATTTTTTCCATACATCAAAAACCCG TCACAAATGGTGATTGGACGAGTTGGGCTGATTGGGGAGCATGCAGTGTAACGTGCGGAATTGGCATAACTACTCGAATACGGACATGTTCAAACCCAAGACCTTCGACAATGGGACAATATTGTGAGGGTACCTCGGATCAAGTGCAAATATGTGGTAATAGTTCTTGTTCAG TGACAGATGGTGGCTGGACGGATTGGGAAAATTGGAGAGCATGCAGTGTAACATGTGGAACTGGCTTTACTACTCGGATACGGACTTGCTCCAACCCCAAACCATCGATTATGGGACGATATTGTGACGGTACCTCTTTGCAAGTGCAATCCTGTAGCAATACGTCGTGTTCAG ATGGCGGTTTTGGCTTTTCTGTGCATAGACCAATTTGGAATTCGGGAGATACAACAATGAAATTCAATGCAGCAGCTTATAATGACAACGATGTATTTAACATAACATCTGGTGAATTTGTCTGCCAGAAAGAAGGACTGTACTTACTTATAAGCACGTTTCTACGAGTATATAACACCACAGGTTCTATAGATTGCAACTTTTATAAAAATTCCAAGTTCATCGGGTATGGTCCTTTGGCTAGTAGCAACAACGCAAGTGACCATCCATCCGCTACGAGTTCGATTTTGCATCATTTAAAACCAGGTGATCGTGTTTATCTGGGTTCATGCGAGGGCTTGCGTTATGCGGCTGGAGGTTCAAGTTTTACAGGCGTTCTAATTAATCCCATGCATTAG